DNA sequence from the Caminibacter pacificus genome:
CGCAAGTTTTTTAAAAACCTCATCAAAACCCTCTTTCGAATCTATAATAACTGACGGCAAAACTATTTGAAACTCTATATTGTCCCTAAAAGCTTCATAAGCCCACAACGCAAGCTGAGAAATTTTCATCTCTTTATCTCCGTTTATCGAATCGTAATAAAAAACACTTTTTTTATTCTCTCCCGAAGAAAATTTTTTGGCTTTTATGTCGCCTTTTGCGACACTCGGCCAATGAATATATTTCATACTCTCACCCTCATACTCTTTTAACTTCTCAAAATCTTCACCTTTGCCGAAATACTCTTTTAAAGAAACACCTTTTAATTCTGGATATACTAAAAATCTCTTTTTTACTTTTTTGTAAAAAGTCGCAATTCCTATTGGATAATCGCTTTTTATAAAAAATTCGCCTTCTTGATAGCCTCTTTTTGAAAATTTGATTTTTTTTGGTGCAATATCCACCAAGTAAGGCGATGAAAAAGTGATATTCGCTTCTTTGTTTGCAAAAATTTTAATATCAGGAATAAAAACTTCGGCTTTTTTAATATAAACCCTACCCATTATCATACTGACAAACAAAATCGAAAAAATAAAAAACATCGCAATATAAGCGATGTTGTTATTATGTACGAAACCGGCAATAAAAAAAAGCGCTATCAAAAATAGAGCTACGTAAAATTTGGTATGTTTTTTAACCCTGATAGTAGAGTCGAATAATTTTTTTATCCGCATTTTCTTCCAATCTGTGAGGTGTGACGTATTTGAGAATCTCAAAAACGTCTTCGTCTATCACATAATCCCTGCCCTCAATCATCGCATAAGCTTTTGAAATCTCAAGAAGCGTAATAAGCGCTCTTGTAGATAGACCCGTCTCAAAAATATCTCTGCTTATTTTCCCCAAATCCAAAACCAAATCGTATATTTTTTCATCTGTGAAAATCTCTTTTGCTTTTCTTTTATATTTTTCGATACCGCTAAAAGAGTTTATTTCTATTCTTTCGGATTTTAATATAAGCTTTTCAAATTCCCTCTCAGGGTACCCCAAAGATATACAAATCCCGAATCTGTCAAGCTGTGAAAGAGGAAGAGGATATATTCCGTGTTCTTTTGGGTTTTGTGTGGCTATTACGAAAAAATTTTCACTTAGTTTATATGTCTTCCCGTCCACACTCACTTGTCTCTC
Encoded proteins:
- a CDS encoding AAA family ATPase; its protein translation is MKIINQIISEIEKVIKGKKEKIKIILASFFADKHVLIEDVPGVGKTTLAKTIAKVLGLEFKRVQFSADMLPSDIVGVNYFDMQKKEFVFKKGPIFTEILLADEINRATPKAQSALLEAMEERQVSVDGKTYKLSENFFVIATQNPKEHGIYPLPLSQLDRFGICISLGYPEREFEKLILKSERIEINSFSGIEKYKRKAKEIFTDEKIYDLVLDLGKISRDIFETGLSTRALITLLEISKAYAMIEGRDYVIDEDVFEILKYVTPHRLEENADKKIIRLYYQG
- a CDS encoding DUF58 domain-containing protein, with product MRIKKLFDSTIRVKKHTKFYVALFLIALFFIAGFVHNNNIAYIAMFFIFSILFVSMIMGRVYIKKAEVFIPDIKIFANKEANITFSSPYLVDIAPKKIKFSKRGYQEGEFFIKSDYPIGIATFYKKVKKRFLVYPELKGVSLKEYFGKGEDFEKLKEYEGESMKYIHWPSVAKGDIKAKKFSSGENKKSVFYYDSINGDKEMKISQLALWAYEAFRDNIEFQIVLPSVIIDSKEGFDEVFKKLALY